The Sulfurimonas lithotrophica genome includes a region encoding these proteins:
- the lptB gene encoding LPS export ABC transporter ATP-binding protein: MHKLKAVDLKKRIKDLEIVKGMSLEVNSGEVVGLLGPNGAGKTTTFYMICGLVEASDGKVFFDDIDLSGKPLHERALQGIGYLPQEASIFKDLSVEDNLMVAAEVTIKDKEKREERILELLDMFNIEPIRYRKGISLSGGERRRVEIARALVNKPKFLLLDEPFAGVDPIAVMDIQKVIHQLVSYDIGVLITDHNVRETLDVCDRAYVIKSGNLLASGTTEQIRANADVRTHYLGEDYKF; the protein is encoded by the coding sequence ATGCATAAGTTAAAAGCAGTTGATTTAAAAAAAAGAATAAAAGACCTTGAGATAGTAAAAGGTATGAGCCTTGAAGTAAACAGTGGCGAGGTAGTAGGGCTTTTAGGTCCAAACGGTGCAGGTAAAACCACTACTTTTTATATGATATGCGGTTTAGTTGAAGCAAGTGACGGAAAGGTCTTTTTTGATGATATAGACCTCTCGGGAAAACCCCTTCACGAAAGAGCCTTGCAAGGTATAGGCTATCTTCCTCAAGAAGCTTCAATATTTAAAGATTTGAGTGTTGAAGACAACCTGATGGTAGCGGCAGAAGTTACTATAAAAGATAAAGAAAAAAGAGAAGAAAGAATCTTAGAACTCCTTGATATGTTTAATATAGAACCTATCCGTTACAGAAAAGGTATTAGTTTAAGCGGTGGGGAGCGTCGTCGTGTAGAGATAGCCCGTGCACTTGTTAACAAACCGAAGTTTTTGCTTTTGGATGAACCTTTTGCAGGGGTTGATCCGATAGCCGTGATGGATATTCAAAAGGTTATTCATCAGCTTGTATCATATGACATAGGTGTACTTATAACCGACCATAACGTGCGTGAAACACTTGATGTATGTGACAGAGCTTATGTAATTAAATCCGGGAATCTTTTAGCAAGCGGTACGACTGAGCAAATCAGAGCAAATGCAGATGTCCGTACACATTATCTAGGTGAGGATTATAAGTTCTAG
- a CDS encoding CoA-binding protein has protein sequence MECEFPTINSNNEEILEILDSVKTIAILGLSPDESKPSNKVAKFLKEHGYKIVPVYPKEDIILGEKVYRSLAEIPFEIDMVDIFRKPNVFDAVVDVCIERGDVKVFWGQLGLVNNEAAARAEKAGMKVVQNHCPKIELENR, from the coding sequence ATGGAATGTGAATTTCCGACTATAAATTCAAATAATGAAGAAATTTTAGAAATTTTAGACAGTGTAAAGACAATAGCAATACTAGGTTTATCCCCAGACGAATCAAAACCCAGCAATAAAGTAGCTAAATTTTTAAAAGAACACGGTTATAAGATAGTACCTGTTTATCCAAAAGAGGATATTATTCTCGGCGAAAAAGTGTATCGTTCACTAGCAGAGATACCTTTTGAGATTGATATGGTTGATATATTTAGAAAACCGAATGTTTTTGATGCCGTTGTAGATGTATGTATAGAACGCGGTGATGTTAAAGTCTTTTGGGGACAATTGGGTCTTGTTAACAATGAAGCTGCCGCAAGAGCAGAAAAAGCCGGTATGAAGGTTGTTCAAAATCATTGTCCGAAAATAGAATTAGAAAATAGATAG
- a CDS encoding diguanylate cyclase — protein MSNTILCVDDVKTNLLTLEAIFESNDEDYNLLMAMSGQEALDILQTNEVDLILLDVMMPELNGFDTAKLILKNKKTKDIPIIFLTAKQDDETIKMSYEVGGVDYMNKPFNVTELLKRIDFHLRLKKSEKLIHIEKEQIQSLINLQDNFVLLTDGVKAIKINSAIEDFFQVKSISEFQEKYGCICKTFIEENGYYHLGLVDTEELWISDVIERLKNEDVIVKIKDIENNNHIFAIKAVKFENSLFILSFTDITSMSEQSREYEYEASHDPLTSIYNRNMFVRVMKEKIKQRIFTNKGLSLCVLDIDHFKDVNDTYGHLVGDNVLKHLARLIEKHIRSEDLFARWGGEEFILVFEFGINEAYRKVEFLRKIIEKENFGTVGSLTCSFGVSEYKYGDTLESLINEADKALYEAKASGRNMVCQI, from the coding sequence GTGTCTAATACAATACTTTGTGTTGATGATGTTAAAACTAATTTACTTACACTTGAAGCTATTTTTGAATCTAATGATGAAGATTATAATCTTTTAATGGCAATGTCAGGACAAGAAGCCCTTGATATACTTCAGACAAATGAAGTTGATTTAATTTTGCTTGATGTTATGATGCCTGAATTAAACGGATTCGATACGGCAAAGTTAATATTAAAAAATAAAAAAACAAAAGATATACCTATAATATTTTTAACGGCAAAGCAAGATGACGAGACAATTAAAATGTCTTATGAGGTAGGTGGTGTCGATTATATGAATAAGCCGTTTAACGTTACTGAACTACTTAAAAGGATAGATTTTCATTTAAGATTGAAAAAGAGTGAAAAACTTATCCATATAGAAAAAGAGCAGATTCAAAGTTTGATTAACTTGCAAGATAATTTTGTTCTTTTAACAGACGGTGTTAAAGCTATAAAAATCAATAGTGCAATAGAGGATTTTTTTCAAGTAAAATCGATTTCCGAGTTTCAAGAAAAATATGGATGTATATGTAAAACATTTATTGAAGAAAACGGTTACTATCACTTAGGTTTGGTAGATACTGAAGAACTATGGATATCCGACGTTATTGAAAGATTGAAAAATGAAGATGTAATAGTTAAGATAAAAGATATTGAAAATAATAATCACATATTTGCAATTAAGGCTGTTAAATTTGAAAATAGCTTATTTATACTCTCTTTTACCGATATAACATCAATGTCCGAACAATCTCGCGAGTACGAATATGAGGCAAGTCACGATCCTTTGACGAGTATATATAATAGAAATATGTTTGTAAGAGTGATGAAAGAAAAGATAAAACAAAGAATCTTTACCAATAAAGGTCTAAGCTTGTGTGTATTGGATATTGACCACTTTAAAGATGTTAATGACACATATGGTCATCTTGTGGGTGACAATGTACTGAAACATTTAGCTAGATTGATTGAAAAGCATATTAGAAGTGAAGACCTTTTTGCAAGGTGGGGCGGAGAAGAGTTTATATTGGTATTTGAATTTGGTATTAACGAAGCATATAGGAAAGTTGAATTTTTAAGAAAAATTATCGAAAAAGAAAATTTTGGCACAGTCGGAAGTCTTACGTGTAGCTTCGGTGTCAGTGAGTATAAATACGGAGATACTTTAGAAAGCCTTATAAATGAAGCCGATAAAGCACTGTATGAGGCAAAAGCAAGCGGAAGAAATATGGTTTGTCAGATATAG
- a CDS encoding TIGR02757 family protein encodes MKEKNSISSIKKRLDAEVLKRNQIGEVNEDKLDPIFVAYRYKDPTISLICALFAYGNVKQIVKFLNSLDFSLLDKGEDDIQESLKNHYYRFQKAQDVIALFIALKRLNQKDTLENVFKKAYLKNNSVIDGINELILTIKELYPYESQGYNFLISKVTTKTKGSGALKRWMMYLRWMVRNDNIDMGLWNGIDAKDLIIPLDTHTFNVGKKLGLLKRKTYDLQAAIELTQRLSSFDAKDPLKYDFALYRLGQESLI; translated from the coding sequence GTGAAAGAAAAAAACTCTATCAGCTCCATTAAAAAACGCTTGGATGCAGAGGTTTTAAAACGAAACCAAATCGGTGAAGTAAATGAAGATAAACTCGATCCGATTTTTGTAGCATACAGATATAAAGATCCGACAATCTCACTTATTTGTGCACTCTTTGCATATGGAAACGTAAAACAAATTGTGAAGTTTTTAAACTCACTTGATTTTTCACTTCTTGATAAAGGTGAAGATGATATACAAGAGTCTCTAAAAAATCATTACTATAGGTTTCAAAAAGCCCAAGATGTTATAGCCTTGTTTATCGCACTAAAACGTTTAAATCAAAAAGATACGTTAGAGAATGTTTTTAAAAAAGCATATTTAAAGAACAACAGTGTTATAGACGGGATAAACGAGTTAATATTAACAATTAAAGAGTTATATCCGTATGAGAGTCAAGGTTATAATTTTTTAATTTCAAAAGTTACCACTAAAACAAAAGGCAGCGGAGCATTAAAGCGTTGGATGATGTACCTTAGATGGATGGTTAGAAATGATAATATAGATATGGGTCTATGGAACGGTATAGATGCAAAAGATTTAATAATACCTTTGGATACCCATACGTTTAATGTAGGAAAAAAGCTGGGACTGTTAAAAAGAAAAACCTATGATTTGCAAGCAGCGATAGAATTAACACAGAGATTGAGCTCTTTTGACGCAAAAGATCCTTTAAAATATGACTTTGCATTATACAGATTAGGACAAGAATCATTGATTTAA
- the tsaE gene encoding tRNA (adenosine(37)-N6)-threonylcarbamoyltransferase complex ATPase subunit type 1 TsaE — protein MKKYTLTLDEVEKFSDEIVDAFKNGVIILRGDLAAGKTTLTKYIVASLGVDDEVTSPTFSLQQCYSDKVYHYDIYNKGLEHFISMGMLEELEKNGLHIVEWGDDKLRDILVDVGFKVLEIDIKKIDANKREYILREYE, from the coding sequence ATGAAAAAATATACCCTGACTCTTGATGAAGTTGAAAAATTTAGCGATGAAATTGTAGATGCTTTTAAAAACGGTGTTATTATTTTACGTGGAGATTTGGCAGCCGGTAAGACTACTCTTACAAAGTATATTGTTGCATCCCTTGGTGTAGATGATGAAGTAACGTCACCGACCTTCTCCCTGCAACAATGTTATTCGGATAAAGTTTATCACTATGATATATACAATAAAGGGCTTGAGCATTTTATATCTATGGGGATGCTTGAAGAGTTGGAAAAAAACGGTTTGCATATTGTGGAGTGGGGTGATGATAAACTACGTGATATTTTAGTGGATGTAGGTTTTAAGGTATTGGAGATAGATATAAAAAAAATAGATGCAAATAAAAGAGAATATATTTTAAGAGAGTATGAATAG
- a CDS encoding RNA-binding S4 domain-containing protein has product MRIDKFLNSVNITKRRSVAQDMLSNKVVLINDIVVKPSKNVEIGDTITINYLNESKKYKVLKIPVTKSTPKSLQGEYIKEQ; this is encoded by the coding sequence ATGAGAATAGATAAGTTTTTAAATTCCGTAAATATTACGAAAAGACGCTCCGTCGCACAGGATATGCTTTCAAATAAAGTAGTTTTAATAAATGACATAGTTGTAAAACCAAGTAAAAATGTTGAAATAGGGGATACGATAACTATAAACTATTTAAATGAATCTAAAAAATATAAAGTATTAAAGATACCTGTTACAAAATCAACACCAAAGTCACTTCAAGGTGAATATATAAAGGAACAATAA
- a CDS encoding RNA polymerase factor sigma-54: protein MATLRQTQSVETKHKLSNTLRNWLPILHSSLSDLGEAMEPFIEANPVVEVKSGFEEEYEKKIPKKIINRAVSNSRTEQIEALTVQNRSLHDVLDEQLGAPLFPTPISEAIAEYVVANLDENGYYEGESEAFCQEEGITLEEFEKIRLRFAHVEPVGIGAVDLSESFMFQLDSSDISDEAYPLACTVIKDMQNIYSYSDEENFTEVMRVLGTFKNPPSIEYQEESQQVVPDLMIYFDENENIEVKLNDAYYPTISIDTEYAVEHDFISQKIKEAKSLVDALDMRKATLYKVGLMIVEYQYEFFTGGQIMPLTLKTLADEFGHNPSTISRAIANKYIACDRGILAMKEFFTTAIDEDVSNAAIKDYLIGLVKEESHAKPLSDMKLLEMIQEKFKVKMVRRTIAKYRKQLNIAGSSERKKLYQLH, encoded by the coding sequence ATGGCAACTCTTAGACAAACCCAATCGGTTGAAACTAAACACAAGTTATCCAATACGTTAAGAAACTGGCTGCCGATACTGCATTCTAGTTTAAGTGATTTGGGTGAAGCTATGGAACCTTTTATAGAGGCTAATCCAGTGGTTGAAGTTAAATCCGGTTTTGAAGAAGAGTATGAGAAAAAAATCCCGAAAAAAATAATAAACAGGGCGGTAAGTAACTCTAGAACCGAGCAAATAGAAGCTTTGACGGTTCAGAATCGATCACTTCACGATGTTTTGGATGAACAACTCGGTGCTCCGCTTTTCCCTACACCGATTTCAGAAGCTATAGCTGAATATGTAGTGGCTAACTTAGATGAAAACGGTTATTATGAAGGTGAGAGTGAGGCTTTTTGTCAAGAAGAGGGTATAACACTTGAAGAGTTTGAAAAAATCCGTCTTAGATTTGCTCATGTTGAGCCTGTAGGTATCGGTGCAGTCGATTTGTCAGAGAGTTTTATGTTTCAGCTTGATTCATCAGACATAAGTGATGAAGCATATCCTTTAGCTTGCACGGTTATAAAAGATATGCAAAATATTTACAGTTATTCCGATGAAGAAAACTTTACCGAAGTTATGCGGGTTTTGGGTACGTTTAAAAATCCACCTTCTATAGAATATCAAGAAGAGTCTCAGCAGGTAGTCCCTGATTTAATGATATATTTTGATGAAAATGAAAATATAGAAGTAAAACTAAACGATGCTTATTATCCTACTATAAGTATAGATACCGAGTATGCGGTAGAACATGATTTTATCTCACAAAAAATTAAAGAAGCAAAATCTCTTGTAGATGCACTTGATATGCGTAAGGCTACTCTTTATAAAGTTGGACTTATGATAGTTGAGTATCAGTATGAATTCTTTACGGGTGGTCAAATTATGCCCTTAACACTTAAAACTTTAGCAGATGAGTTTGGTCATAATCCATCAACGATATCCCGTGCCATTGCAAACAAATATATAGCTTGTGACAGGGGAATACTGGCTATGAAAGAGTTCTTTACCACGGCAATTGACGAAGATGTTTCAAATGCAGCAATTAAAGATTATTTGATAGGACTTGTAAAAGAAGAGAGCCATGCAAAACCACTGAGTGATATGAAACTTTTAGAGATGATTCAAGAAAAATTTAAAGTCAAAATGGTTAGACGCACAATTGCGAAATATAGAAAACAACTAAATATAGCAGGTTCAAGTGAAAGAAAAAAACTCTATCAGCTCCATTAA
- the trpD gene encoding anthranilate phosphoribosyltransferase, translated as MKYEEAKEKFTSLFNHEMGDAQMRDFLQSMKLDKYTPVEAIAAAAEVMRTYALPLPISNELREKSIDIVGTGGDKIGSFNISSTVSILAAAAGCNVAKHGSRSITSKSGSADMLEKLGIRLDITPNQSAKLLEESGFCFMFAQNHHPAMKFIVPVRKTIPDKTIFNILGPLTNPANVQKSLLGVFDKSFVPKMAEALKINGSKSSLVVSSEEGMDEISLSGVTYASYLKDGKTREFEIDPEEYGFKKAPLKAIVGGDAKHNAQILYNIFDSCATDAQRDIVLLNTAAALMVDDKVRDIQDGIAMAKETIACSKAKEKLKQIIEISNKL; from the coding sequence ATGAAGTACGAAGAGGCAAAAGAGAAGTTTACGTCACTTTTTAACCATGAAATGGGTGATGCTCAGATGCGTGACTTTTTACAAAGTATGAAGCTAGATAAATATACACCCGTTGAAGCTATTGCAGCTGCGGCAGAAGTTATGCGTACATATGCACTTCCTTTACCGATTTCAAATGAATTAAGAGAAAAATCTATTGATATAGTCGGAACCGGTGGAGATAAAATAGGTAGTTTTAATATATCTTCAACCGTGTCAATATTAGCAGCTGCAGCGGGTTGTAACGTAGCTAAGCACGGAAGTCGCTCCATTACGTCAAAAAGCGGTAGTGCGGATATGCTTGAAAAACTTGGAATAAGGCTTGACATAACTCCAAACCAGTCCGCAAAACTTTTAGAAGAGAGCGGATTTTGTTTTATGTTTGCACAAAACCATCATCCTGCTATGAAGTTTATTGTCCCTGTTAGAAAAACTATTCCGGATAAGACTATATTTAATATTTTAGGACCCCTTACAAATCCTGCAAATGTCCAAAAATCGCTTTTAGGTGTTTTTGATAAATCGTTTGTCCCTAAAATGGCTGAAGCACTTAAAATAAACGGTTCTAAAAGTTCACTAGTCGTGAGTTCCGAAGAGGGTATGGATGAGATAAGCTTATCCGGAGTTACTTATGCATCTTATCTTAAAGACGGTAAAACACGCGAGTTTGAGATTGATCCTGAAGAATACGGTTTTAAAAAAGCACCTCTAAAAGCAATAGTAGGAGGTGATGCAAAGCATAATGCACAGATTTTATATAATATTTTTGATTCTTGTGCTACTGATGCACAAAGAGATATCGTACTTTTAAATACAGCTGCAGCACTAATGGTAGATGATAAAGTCCGTGATATTCAAGACGGTATAGCTATGGCAAAAGAGACTATAGCATGTTCAAAAGCAAAAGAAAAATTAAAGCAGATTATAGAGATATCAAATAAATTATGA
- the ilvA gene encoding threonine ammonia-lyase, giving the protein MLELKEIYEARDRIKDVILDTPFAFAPQMSKVSGIEVYLKKENLQITGAFKIRGAYNKIASLDKSKMANGVIAASAGNHAQGVALSASKFGIRAVIVMPESTPLTKVNGVKQLGGEVILHGSNYDEAYGYALEFGTKNSLTFIHPFEDEKVIAGQGTIALDILEKCDNLDAIVVPAGGGGLISGIASAVKQINQDIKIIAVGASGAPALKNSFHSGKAQDSLSVRTIADGIAVRDTSKITLSHMLGCVDEFISVDDEEIASAILFLLEKQKLVVEGAGSVGVAAVLHGKLEHLKGKKVAVVLSGGNMDVTLLNVIIEKGLLKSHRKMNITVTLIDKPGSLKRFTEILEELSANIVHISYDRTAISLDYGDANVTVHMETKGEEHQVEIIDRLKKEGYLKNKNI; this is encoded by the coding sequence TTGTTAGAACTAAAAGAAATATATGAAGCAAGAGATAGGATAAAAGACGTAATCTTAGATACGCCGTTTGCTTTTGCACCTCAGATGAGTAAGGTATCTGGTATCGAGGTTTATTTAAAAAAAGAAAACTTACAAATTACAGGTGCATTTAAAATTCGTGGAGCGTACAATAAAATAGCTTCACTGGATAAATCTAAAATGGCAAACGGTGTTATAGCCGCAAGTGCAGGTAACCATGCCCAAGGTGTTGCACTCTCGGCATCTAAGTTTGGGATTCGTGCAGTTATAGTTATGCCTGAATCAACACCGCTTACGAAAGTTAACGGTGTAAAACAGCTTGGCGGAGAAGTGATTTTACACGGTTCAAACTATGATGAGGCGTATGGATATGCTTTAGAGTTTGGAACAAAAAATTCACTTACGTTTATACACCCGTTTGAAGATGAAAAAGTTATTGCCGGACAAGGTACTATAGCACTCGATATTTTAGAAAAGTGTGATAATTTGGATGCTATTGTAGTACCTGCCGGAGGCGGTGGACTGATTTCGGGTATAGCATCTGCCGTCAAACAAATTAATCAAGATATAAAAATAATAGCTGTAGGAGCTAGTGGAGCACCTGCTTTAAAAAATTCATTTCACAGCGGTAAAGCGCAAGATAGTTTAAGTGTTAGAACTATTGCAGACGGTATAGCTGTTCGTGATACTTCAAAAATCACACTTTCCCATATGCTTGGGTGTGTTGATGAATTTATAAGTGTAGATGATGAAGAGATAGCAAGTGCTATTTTATTTTTGCTTGAGAAACAAAAACTTGTTGTTGAAGGTGCAGGAAGTGTCGGTGTAGCAGCAGTACTTCATGGTAAACTTGAGCATTTAAAAGGTAAAAAAGTAGCTGTAGTTTTAAGCGGCGGTAATATGGATGTTACGCTTTTAAACGTGATTATTGAAAAAGGTTTGTTAAAATCACATAGAAAAATGAATATTACGGTTACTCTTATTGATAAACCGGGCTCTTTAAAGCGTTTTACTGAGATTTTAGAAGAGTTAAGTGCAAATATAGTTCATATATCTTATGACAGAACAGCTATATCTTTGGATTACGGAGATGCCAATGTAACCGTGCATATGGAAACAAAAGGCGAAGAACATCAAGTCGAGATAATAGACAGGTTAAAAAAAGAGGGATATTTAAAAAACAAAAATATATGA
- a CDS encoding YgiQ family radical SAM protein — translation MDALGWDQCDVILVSGDAYIDSPFIGVSMVGRMLERLGYRVGMIGQPDIKSDKDIKRLGEPRLYWGVSGGSVDSMVSNYTATKKFRNSDDYTPGGKNNKRPDRALSVYCNLIRQHFKNTVPLVLGGIEASLRRVSHYDYWQNKLKKPILFDSKADILVYGMGEIAIEQLTRAIEKNQDYKDIRGICYISKEPKYEYIQLPSHQDCLDDKEKYIDLFDDFYDNNDPITANGLCQPVDARFLIQNPPCDYLNEDEMDANSNLPFTRELHPYYAKEGKVKCLETIKFSIMTHHGCWGECNFCAIGVHQGRTIRTRSEENILDEAKSFNQYKDYKGIISDVGGPTANMYGYECDKKLKKGTCDHMRCVDAERLCKVMHVDHGRNINLLKKVREVEGVRKAFIASGVRYDLITADKKHGYSYLKEMVKHHISGQLKVAPEHTQQHVLELMGKPGKETLVDFKKMYDRLNKEEGKNQFLTYYLIAAHPGCEEKDMHELKRFTSEELKMNPEQAQVFTPTPSTYSAVMYYTELDPKTRKKIFVEKDTKRKEKQKRIVVKKDCFKSGFAS, via the coding sequence ATGGATGCTTTAGGGTGGGATCAGTGCGATGTGATTCTTGTAAGCGGAGATGCTTATATTGATTCGCCGTTTATAGGTGTGTCTATGGTAGGCAGGATGCTGGAGCGCCTTGGTTACAGAGTAGGGATGATAGGTCAACCTGACATAAAAAGCGATAAAGATATAAAAAGATTGGGTGAGCCAAGACTGTATTGGGGTGTAAGCGGTGGAAGCGTCGATTCTATGGTTTCAAACTATACGGCTACTAAGAAGTTTAGAAACTCTGATGATTATACACCCGGCGGAAAAAACAATAAACGTCCTGACCGTGCACTTAGTGTTTACTGTAATCTTATTCGTCAACATTTTAAAAATACAGTGCCATTGGTACTTGGTGGTATCGAGGCTAGTCTTAGACGGGTAAGTCATTATGATTATTGGCAGAACAAACTCAAAAAACCTATTCTTTTTGATTCAAAAGCGGATATCTTGGTTTACGGTATGGGTGAGATTGCTATTGAACAATTAACACGTGCGATAGAGAAAAATCAAGATTACAAAGATATCAGGGGAATTTGTTATATATCAAAAGAGCCGAAATACGAATACATACAACTGCCTTCTCATCAAGATTGTTTAGATGATAAAGAGAAGTATATAGATTTGTTTGATGATTTTTACGATAACAACGATCCAATAACGGCAAACGGATTGTGTCAACCTGTAGATGCACGTTTCCTTATTCAAAATCCACCGTGTGATTATTTGAATGAAGATGAGATGGATGCAAATTCAAACCTGCCTTTTACAAGAGAGTTGCATCCATACTATGCAAAAGAGGGTAAAGTAAAATGTTTAGAGACGATAAAATTCTCTATTATGACGCATCACGGATGCTGGGGTGAGTGTAACTTTTGCGCCATTGGTGTGCATCAGGGGCGTACTATTAGGACACGCTCGGAAGAAAATATTTTGGATGAGGCAAAAAGCTTTAATCAGTATAAAGATTATAAAGGGATTATCAGTGATGTTGGCGGACCTACTGCAAATATGTACGGATATGAGTGTGACAAAAAACTGAAAAAAGGCACCTGTGATCATATGAGATGTGTAGATGCTGAGAGACTTTGTAAAGTGATGCACGTGGATCACGGCAGAAACATAAACCTGCTTAAAAAAGTTCGTGAAGTAGAGGGTGTTAGAAAAGCTTTTATAGCATCAGGGGTTAGATATGATTTGATAACGGCAGATAAAAAACATGGATATTCTTATCTTAAAGAGATGGTAAAACATCATATATCGGGTCAGCTTAAAGTAGCACCCGAACATACACAACAACATGTACTTGAGCTTATGGGAAAACCGGGCAAGGAAACTTTGGTTGACTTTAAGAAGATGTATGACAGGCTAAATAAAGAAGAGGGGAAAAATCAATTTCTTACCTACTATCTTATTGCAGCGCATCCGGGATGCGAAGAGAAAGATATGCATGAACTCAAACGTTTTACATCTGAAGAGTTAAAAATGAATCCTGAACAGGCTCAGGTTTTTACACCTACTCCTTCTACCTATTCTGCCGTTATGTATTATACGGAGTTGGATCCAAAAACCCGTAAAAAAATATTTGTCGAAAAAGATACAAAAAGAAAAGAGAAGCAAAAACGTATAGTGGTGAAAAAAGATTGCTTCAAAAGTGGTTTTGCATCATAA